The Nitrosomonas communis genome has a segment encoding these proteins:
- a CDS encoding DUF748 domain-containing protein, whose protein sequence is MGNSLNSPVAPRRFVTRKRLVISFGVVILVTALFGLLGYYWLPGYAKNKIEGILSEKLNRSVTIQSIDIQPYTLELTISGFRVAEKANTDNLLFAFARLYVDLSAESIRHLAPIVSTVTLTAPRLHLVREDKHRFNISDLIEQFQSQPTSSADDTQGKSRFSISNISIDGGTVAFEDRLKKSQQNIDQIKLGIPFIANFQSTQTNWVEPHLSATINGAPFLLEGKLRPFTDRREATLSLKFNDIDLTDIDEYSPIPVGFRLLSGNLDSDLSLVFTQMRDKAPTISLSGRAALKKLAIDNEAVQAPHQVALKRLDMTLQEAVLTEPQPVETTISLADAKLTRHGETEPVLQLPKLDIDTIKINRAQRFIELGSVILDETKTLIRRQADGQLDLAQLFILASSSGNAAPAVTLSSAPQSIENSTSLIPIPDKKPANRSYAFSKSEKVAVFSAKTAVPIPAAKPAYPASTGMVETNNDRDEMSTEFATPQVNTETGKAWSTQINQVKLTNASVRFEDHTLAKIAPMNIDSLNLMINHIDVDGATPLDLLLQATINQHGSIETRGNLRRTPFTTDLIFNLKNVDLVPLQGWLSDRLNALLTQGALSFQGNAKVDGEPLKIALTGKGQLTDFNIVDKDKGSRLLRWKEIDLANIKFINEPLRVDIATIDLADFYARVTLLPNKKLNLHSLVKQTEPTPIPESTLNGSVSQPTPIAPADNAPLPVYIDKIVLRNSNIDFADQFIKPSYRANLARLKGQIGPLHPGKSGKIDIQGLFDRSAPLHISGMIDPFSGQLFLDIKSTATGIDLPTFSPYSGRYIGYVIEKGKLSLDVNYHIENGELKAKNKIFLDQLVLGDKTDSPEAVSLPLHLAISLLKNRHGEIDIRLPLKGSINDPEFSLTGIVWTAFVNLITKAATAPFTLLSSLMGDEEELSQISFPSGYPTLQPEAEKRLQALAAALLDHPALKLEITSFADPVNDHEELKHALLERSIKAQKLSASVKKGQATGTLDEIRLNEKEYAQYLTHVYKEADFEKPKNIIGLTKSLPVEEMKQLILAHTTIRDDELHELAEQRASAVLYWLIEQGGIPNERVFVLGTKVEPASDGQQPNSRVVFSLE, encoded by the coding sequence ATGGGAAATTCTTTAAATTCTCCTGTAGCACCACGTCGTTTCGTGACGCGCAAGCGTCTCGTTATTAGCTTCGGTGTTGTTATACTAGTCACCGCACTGTTTGGATTGCTTGGCTATTATTGGTTACCTGGTTATGCCAAGAACAAGATTGAAGGCATTTTATCCGAGAAGCTGAATCGGTCGGTTACCATTCAATCTATTGACATTCAGCCTTATACGTTAGAATTGACTATATCAGGCTTCCGGGTAGCAGAAAAAGCCAATACTGACAACCTTCTGTTTGCTTTCGCTCGTTTATATGTTGATCTGAGCGCCGAATCGATCAGGCATCTAGCCCCCATTGTCAGTACCGTAACGTTAACAGCGCCCAGACTGCACCTCGTGCGTGAGGATAAGCATCGTTTCAATATTTCCGATCTGATCGAGCAATTCCAGTCACAGCCCACCAGCTCAGCAGATGATACACAAGGCAAATCGCGTTTTTCCATCAGTAACATCAGCATTGATGGAGGAACCGTAGCGTTTGAGGATCGGCTCAAAAAAAGCCAGCAGAATATTGACCAAATCAAGCTGGGCATTCCATTTATTGCTAATTTTCAAAGCACACAAACCAATTGGGTTGAACCCCATCTCAGCGCTACGATCAATGGCGCTCCATTTTTACTCGAAGGTAAGTTGCGCCCGTTTACTGACAGGCGTGAAGCAACGCTCTCGCTTAAGTTTAATGATATTGATCTGACTGATATCGATGAATATTCTCCTATTCCGGTCGGTTTCCGTCTACTTTCCGGAAACCTAGACAGCGATTTATCATTGGTTTTTACGCAAATGAGGGACAAAGCACCTACCATTAGCCTGTCTGGCCGTGCTGCACTCAAGAAACTGGCTATCGACAATGAAGCAGTTCAAGCGCCGCATCAAGTAGCGTTGAAACGGCTCGATATGACATTGCAGGAAGCAGTACTGACCGAGCCTCAGCCTGTAGAGACAACGATATCGCTGGCAGATGCAAAACTCACGCGTCATGGCGAAACGGAACCTGTGCTGCAACTGCCGAAACTGGACATCGATACGATCAAGATCAATCGTGCTCAACGGTTTATCGAGCTGGGTTCGGTGATACTGGATGAGACAAAGACATTGATACGCCGGCAAGCTGATGGTCAACTTGATCTGGCTCAACTGTTTATATTGGCATCATCATCCGGCAATGCTGCTCCCGCAGTAACATTGTCATCAGCGCCTCAATCCATCGAAAATTCCACCTCTCTCATTCCTATTCCAGATAAAAAACCTGCCAATAGATCCTATGCATTCAGTAAATCAGAGAAGGTTGCCGTGTTTTCAGCCAAAACGGCCGTTCCCATTCCCGCTGCCAAACCGGCCTATCCAGCAAGCACTGGCATGGTAGAAACTAACAACGATCGAGACGAGATGTCAACAGAGTTCGCTACCCCCCAGGTAAACACTGAAACTGGCAAAGCCTGGTCAACACAAATCAATCAAGTGAAATTGACGAATGCTTCCGTACGTTTTGAAGATCACACGCTGGCAAAAATAGCCCCAATGAACATCGATTCATTGAATTTGATGATTAACCATATTGATGTGGACGGTGCCACACCACTCGATCTGCTATTGCAAGCAACCATTAATCAGCACGGCAGCATTGAAACCAGAGGCAATCTCAGGCGAACACCTTTCACAACTGATCTCATCTTTAATCTCAAAAATGTTGATTTGGTACCTTTGCAGGGTTGGTTAAGCGATCGATTAAATGCGCTTCTTACTCAGGGCGCACTCTCTTTTCAGGGTAATGCGAAAGTAGATGGAGAACCCCTCAAAATAGCCTTAACTGGCAAAGGACAACTGACTGACTTCAATATAGTTGATAAGGACAAAGGCTCTAGGTTGCTACGCTGGAAAGAAATCGATCTTGCAAACATCAAGTTTATCAACGAACCATTACGAGTGGACATCGCAACCATTGACCTCGCTGATTTTTATGCGCGCGTCACCTTATTACCGAATAAGAAGCTCAATCTTCACAGTCTTGTCAAGCAAACAGAGCCTACCCCCATTCCCGAGTCCACTTTGAACGGTTCAGTCAGCCAGCCAACCCCTATTGCGCCAGCCGACAATGCCCCCTTACCCGTTTATATCGATAAAATTGTTTTACGAAATAGTAATATTGATTTTGCAGATCAATTCATCAAACCAAGCTACCGCGCTAATTTGGCTAGACTCAAAGGCCAGATTGGACCACTTCATCCAGGTAAATCTGGAAAAATAGATATCCAAGGCTTGTTTGATCGATCTGCACCACTGCACATTTCAGGCATGATTGATCCATTCAGCGGACAACTCTTTCTCGATATCAAGTCAACCGCGACGGGGATCGATTTGCCAACGTTTAGTCCTTATTCTGGCAGATACATTGGCTATGTCATTGAGAAAGGAAAACTCTCGCTTGATGTCAATTATCATATTGAAAACGGTGAATTGAAAGCGAAAAACAAAATCTTTTTGGATCAACTTGTTCTCGGCGACAAAACCGATAGTCCTGAAGCTGTGTCACTGCCGCTCCATCTCGCCATATCACTTCTCAAGAATAGACATGGCGAAATAGACATTCGTCTGCCACTCAAGGGATCGATCAACGATCCCGAGTTCAGTTTGACAGGCATTGTCTGGACAGCATTTGTCAATTTGATCACCAAAGCCGCCACAGCCCCGTTTACCTTGCTGAGCTCTTTAATGGGAGATGAAGAGGAGCTGTCACAGATCAGCTTCCCTTCAGGCTACCCCACACTTCAACCTGAAGCAGAAAAACGTCTGCAGGCACTGGCGGCAGCCTTGCTGGATCATCCTGCGCTCAAGCTTGAAATAACGAGTTTTGCGGATCCGGTCAACGATCATGAAGAGCTCAAACATGCATTACTCGAGCGAAGCATCAAGGCACAGAAACTTTCCGCAAGCGTAAAAAAAGGACAGGCTACTGGTACACTGGACGAAATCAGGCTCAATGAAAAAGAATACGCCCAGTATCTCACGCACGTCTATAAAGAAGCTGATTTCGAAAAGCCCAAAAACATCATCGGATTGACCAAAAGCTTACCTGTAGAGGAAATGAAACAGCTGATCCTCGCTCACACCACAATCCGTGATGATGAGTTGCATGAACTTGCAGAACAAAGAGCAAGCGCTGTCCTCTATTGGCTGATTGAGCAAGGCGGCATTCCGAACGAGCGCGTATTCGTGCTGGGGACAAAAGTAGAGCCTGCAAGTGATGGTCAGCAGCCTAACAGCCGAGTAGTATTCTCCCTGGAGTAA
- a CDS encoding FKBP-type peptidyl-prolyl cis-trans isomerase — translation MDRTKISLSLSFFLLSLTLLPLSAVAYKEHASEPHTATSGATELQKIDVKEGTGEEAVIGKTVRVHYTGWLYDAAAPDKKGKKFDSSYDRKEPFSFLLGSGRVIKGWDRGVMGMKVGGQRTLIIPPDMAYGAHGAGNVIPPNATLIFDVELIGLQ, via the coding sequence ATGGATAGAACAAAAATTTCATTGAGTTTGAGCTTTTTTCTGCTAAGTTTAACGCTATTGCCGCTGAGCGCTGTTGCCTACAAGGAACATGCCTCAGAGCCACACACCGCCACGTCAGGAGCCACTGAATTGCAAAAAATCGATGTCAAGGAGGGTACAGGAGAGGAAGCTGTAATAGGTAAAACCGTGCGTGTTCATTATACAGGCTGGCTTTATGATGCGGCGGCTCCTGATAAAAAAGGAAAAAAATTTGATAGCTCATACGACCGGAAGGAGCCCTTTTCATTTTTGCTGGGTTCAGGACGTGTTATCAAAGGCTGGGATCGAGGAGTAATGGGAATGAAAGTGGGTGGGCAACGTACATTGATCATTCCTCCCGATATGGCTTATGGCGCGCACGGCGCTGGCAATGTGATTCCACCGAATGCAACCTTGATTTTCGATGTAGAATTGATTGGCTTGCAATAG
- a CDS encoding YbaN family protein, with the protein MRWLYLGVGFTALLLGILGIFLPILPTTPFILLAAACFARSSERLHDFLLGNRITGPIIYEWCQYRSVSRRVKRWVYFMIILSFGSSILMVSSYWLKSMLIALLMILMFFIWRIPVRDTVIYSKEN; encoded by the coding sequence ATGCGTTGGCTTTATTTGGGGGTCGGCTTCACAGCTTTGCTGTTGGGGATATTGGGTATTTTTTTACCTATTCTTCCTACTACACCGTTTATCTTGCTAGCTGCAGCTTGTTTTGCACGCAGTTCAGAACGTCTTCATGATTTTTTGCTCGGTAATCGTATTACTGGCCCCATCATTTACGAATGGTGCCAATACCGTAGCGTATCCCGGCGAGTCAAACGCTGGGTATATTTTATGATCATCTTGTCATTTGGTAGCTCTATCTTGATGGTATCTTCCTATTGGCTTAAGTCAATGCTAATTGCGCTGCTAATGATATTAATGTTTTTTATATGGCGCATACCAGTCAGAGATACCGTCATTTATTCAAAAGAAAATTAA
- a CDS encoding c-type cytochrome, whose product MKKKLPLLLLGCMLVVLSGCSRDKYMPEAGATPETIFKEACAKCHSPVNGKVMALSPEIANKEAIIDRIRNGKGLGMPAFPNLMGDSVEGLAQYVLENSTTK is encoded by the coding sequence ATGAAGAAAAAGCTACCTTTGTTGTTATTAGGTTGTATGCTGGTGGTATTGAGTGGCTGCTCGAGAGATAAATATATGCCAGAAGCAGGCGCAACGCCTGAGACTATTTTTAAGGAGGCTTGTGCAAAATGCCATTCTCCTGTAAATGGCAAGGTAATGGCGTTGAGTCCGGAAATAGCCAACAAGGAGGCAATTATTGATAGGATTAGAAATGGGAAAGGATTAGGCATGCCTGCTTTCCCTAATCTCATGGGTGATTCCGTGGAAGGTCTGGCACAATATGTATTGGAAAATAGCACAACAAAGTAA
- the fnr gene encoding fumarate/nitrate reduction transcriptional regulator Fnr: MARNYIVSTAESKCATCSLREICLPVGLDKDETELLGDLINHKYRIRRGEHLFHTGLAFKSLYAVRNGFFKSCVLDSDGRQQVTGFYMTGELLGLDAISSEKHTCDTVALEDSEVCEVPFIKLEEISRRIPLLMHHFHKIMSREIVQDHTIMMLMGGRKAEERLAAFLLNLSERFAKRGYSSTNFILRMTREEIGSYLGLKLETVSRSLSRLQEEGIITINNKNVRLNDIYRLSHKISGYSD, translated from the coding sequence ATAGCTAGAAATTATATTGTATCTACAGCGGAATCGAAATGTGCTACTTGTAGTTTGCGAGAGATATGTTTGCCAGTGGGTCTTGATAAAGATGAAACAGAGCTCCTGGGCGATTTAATTAATCATAAGTATAGGATTCGACGTGGAGAGCACTTGTTTCATACTGGATTAGCTTTCAAATCACTTTATGCTGTCCGCAATGGTTTTTTTAAATCTTGTGTACTTGACTCGGATGGTCGTCAGCAGGTTACTGGGTTTTATATGACGGGAGAGTTGTTGGGGCTGGATGCAATTAGCTCAGAAAAACACACTTGTGATACCGTTGCGTTAGAAGATAGCGAGGTTTGTGAGGTTCCTTTTATCAAGCTTGAAGAGATCAGCCGTCGTATTCCCTTGCTTATGCATCATTTTCATAAAATCATGAGTCGTGAAATCGTTCAAGATCACACCATAATGATGTTGATGGGAGGTAGAAAAGCTGAAGAACGATTAGCTGCTTTTTTACTTAATCTATCAGAACGTTTTGCCAAGCGTGGATATTCATCCACAAATTTTATTCTTAGAATGACGCGCGAAGAGATCGGAAGCTACCTGGGGCTCAAGCTTGAAACGGTTAGCCGTTCATTGTCCAGATTGCAAGAAGAAGGAATTATTACGATCAACAACAAAAACGTCAGATTAAACGATATTTATCGCTTGAGCCACAAAATTAGTGGCTACTCAGATTGA
- the rpsB gene encoding 30S ribosomal protein S2, with protein MSVNMRQMLEAGVHFGHQTRFWNPKMSPYIFGQRNKIHIINLEKTLVMFDDAMKYLRRLSANGGTILFVGTKRQARDIIREEATRCGSPYVNQRWLGGMLTNFKTIKQSIKRLQDMEAMVQDGLLDKFVKKEALDFQRELDKLNNSLGGIKEMKGLPDAMFVIDVGYQKGTITEANKLGVPIVGVVDTNHSPAGVEYVIPGNDDSGQAIRLYARAAADAILEGRNQSIQEIIEMSNSSAES; from the coding sequence ATGTCAGTAAATATGCGTCAAATGTTAGAGGCTGGTGTACATTTTGGACATCAGACCCGCTTCTGGAATCCCAAAATGTCTCCGTATATTTTTGGGCAGCGAAATAAGATTCATATTATCAATCTTGAAAAAACCTTGGTCATGTTTGATGATGCGATGAAATATTTGCGTAGACTGTCTGCAAATGGAGGCACTATTCTGTTTGTTGGAACAAAACGCCAAGCACGCGATATCATTCGCGAAGAGGCAACACGTTGTGGTTCTCCCTATGTTAACCAGCGCTGGTTGGGGGGGATGTTAACCAATTTTAAAACAATTAAACAATCGATCAAGCGCCTCCAAGACATGGAGGCAATGGTGCAGGATGGTTTGCTTGATAAGTTCGTCAAAAAAGAGGCGCTCGATTTTCAACGTGAACTCGATAAGCTCAATAACAGTTTAGGTGGCATCAAGGAGATGAAAGGGCTGCCTGATGCGATGTTTGTTATTGATGTGGGATATCAAAAAGGAACTATCACTGAGGCAAACAAATTGGGGGTTCCTATTGTGGGTGTTGTCGATACTAATCATAGCCCGGCTGGCGTGGAGTATGTGATTCCGGGCAATGATGATTCAGGCCAAGCTATACGTCTTTATGCGCGCGCAGCAGCTGATGCTATTTTGGAAGGGCGCAATCAATCTATCCAGGAAATTATCGAAATGAGTAATTCTAGCGCTGAAAGTTGA
- the tsf gene encoding translation elongation factor Ts translates to MAEITASMVKELRERTGLGMMECKKALAETSGDIKAAEDLLRIKSGAKASKASGRIAAEGVIGAYISTDRKNGALVEINCETDFVAKNDDFVNFAKSLAQLIAAEKVTETGALSTMTLPHGETVEASRQALVMKLGENISIRRSVCYTANGNLAMYLHGSKIGVMIDYSGGDEALGKDLAMHIAACKPICVSGEQIPSDLLEHERQIFAAQAAESGKPANIIEKMVEGRIAKYLAEVTLQGQPFVKDPEQTVEKLLASKSAKVNGFTLFVVGEGIEKKSDDFAAEVMAQVSQTKENKA, encoded by the coding sequence ATGGCGGAAATTACCGCAAGTATGGTAAAAGAATTACGTGAGCGAACCGGCTTGGGTATGATGGAGTGTAAAAAGGCCTTGGCAGAAACAAGCGGTGATATAAAAGCAGCGGAAGATTTGTTGCGAATCAAAAGCGGTGCCAAGGCAAGTAAAGCGTCTGGACGTATCGCTGCTGAAGGTGTTATTGGCGCTTATATTTCGACAGATAGGAAAAATGGCGCATTAGTGGAAATTAACTGTGAGACTGATTTTGTCGCAAAAAATGACGATTTCGTCAATTTTGCCAAAAGTTTGGCGCAGTTGATTGCAGCAGAAAAAGTGACTGAGACAGGAGCGCTCTCGACGATGACGCTGCCTCATGGAGAAACTGTGGAAGCCTCCCGCCAGGCTTTAGTGATGAAGCTTGGAGAAAATATCAGTATAAGACGAAGTGTTTGTTACACGGCAAATGGCAATCTCGCAATGTACCTGCACGGATCAAAAATTGGTGTAATGATCGATTACTCCGGTGGGGATGAAGCGCTAGGTAAGGATTTAGCTATGCATATTGCTGCATGTAAGCCGATATGCGTTTCTGGTGAGCAAATACCATCAGACTTGCTGGAACATGAGCGTCAGATTTTTGCAGCACAGGCTGCAGAGAGTGGAAAGCCGGCCAATATTATCGAGAAAATGGTAGAAGGACGGATAGCGAAATATTTAGCTGAGGTAACCTTGCAAGGTCAGCCTTTTGTTAAGGATCCAGAGCAAACAGTCGAGAAATTGCTTGCTAGCAAATCTGCCAAGGTTAATGGTTTTACTCTTTTTGTGGTTGGTGAGGGGATAGAGAAAAAGTCTGACGATTTTGCTGCTGAAGTTATGGCGCAAGTTAGTCAAACAAAAGAGAATAAAGCATAA
- the pyrH gene encoding UMP kinase, which yields MPSAYKRILLKLSGEALMGDDKYGINRNVVEHIVVEIAEACQFGVEVAIVVGGGNIFRGMKSAGDGMDRVTADYMGMLATIMNALALQDAMRRKGLISRVQSALRIDQVVEPYIRNKAIRYLEEGKVVIFAAGTGNPFFTTDTAAALRGMEINADVVLKATKVDGIYSSDPKINSNATRYHHLSFDEAIIENLQVMDATALTLCRDQKLPINVFSIFKSGALMRILMGEDEGTLVSNG from the coding sequence ATGCCATCTGCTTATAAACGTATTCTGCTGAAACTTTCTGGGGAAGCCCTGATGGGCGACGATAAGTATGGGATTAATCGCAATGTGGTAGAGCATATCGTGGTTGAAATTGCAGAGGCATGCCAGTTCGGTGTTGAAGTGGCCATCGTGGTAGGAGGGGGAAACATCTTTCGTGGCATGAAATCTGCCGGTGACGGCATGGATCGGGTAACCGCGGATTACATGGGTATGTTGGCTACCATAATGAATGCTCTGGCCCTGCAGGATGCGATGCGCAGGAAAGGCTTAATATCACGAGTACAATCTGCATTACGAATTGATCAGGTGGTAGAACCCTATATACGCAATAAGGCAATACGGTATTTAGAAGAGGGGAAAGTTGTAATATTTGCCGCGGGTACCGGTAACCCTTTTTTTACTACCGATACCGCTGCTGCGTTGCGGGGCATGGAAATTAATGCTGATGTTGTACTTAAAGCGACTAAGGTAGATGGGATTTATTCTAGTGATCCCAAAATAAATTCCAACGCAACACGCTATCATCATTTATCTTTTGACGAGGCAATTATTGAAAATCTGCAAGTCATGGACGCTACAGCTCTGACACTTTGTCGCGACCAGAAATTACCCATTAATGTTTTTAGTATCTTTAAATCGGGCGCGCTTATGCGAATACTCATGGGGGAAGATGAAGGAACCCTGGTAAGTAATGGATGA
- the frr gene encoding ribosome recycling factor yields MIADVKKSAEQKMQKTLEALKTDFSKVRSGRPHTGLLDHVMVDYYGTPTPINQVANISLPDARTIGVVPWDKKMLNAIEKAIRESELGVNPMTVGEMVRVPMPPLTEERRRELTKIVKNEAEAARVAMRNIRRDANAHMKELLKEKQISEDDDRRGQEEIQKLIDRYIAEVDKSLQAKEAELMAV; encoded by the coding sequence ATGATCGCTGATGTAAAAAAATCTGCTGAGCAGAAAATGCAGAAGACTCTGGAAGCACTTAAAACTGATTTTAGTAAAGTCAGGAGCGGCCGTCCACATACTGGTCTATTAGACCATGTTATGGTTGACTACTATGGAACCCCAACCCCTATTAATCAAGTGGCTAATATTAGCTTACCAGATGCGCGTACCATTGGTGTGGTGCCTTGGGATAAAAAAATGCTCAATGCTATTGAAAAAGCCATTCGTGAATCTGAATTAGGGGTGAATCCTATGACAGTGGGTGAAATGGTACGTGTACCCATGCCGCCGCTGACTGAAGAACGGCGTCGAGAACTTACTAAGATTGTTAAGAATGAGGCTGAAGCCGCCCGAGTAGCCATGCGTAATATTCGTCGAGATGCAAACGCTCACATGAAAGAATTACTCAAAGAAAAACAAATTTCTGAGGACGATGATCGGCGAGGTCAGGAGGAGATTCAGAAACTCATTGATCGCTATATCGCTGAAGTAGATAAATCTTTGCAAGCCAAAGAAGCCGAATTGATGGCTGTGTAA
- the uppS gene encoding polyprenyl diphosphate synthase — MPQSLSSTAEISGKSIIPRHIAIVMDGNGRWAKKRFLPRVTGHRKGVEAVRSIIKACIEQGVEFLTLFAFSSENWRRPEEEVTFLLQLFVNTLEHEVTKLNENGICFKVIGDLSKFDARTVTFIRQGEELTANNNRLIFTVAANYGGRWDIMQAIQKLMIHSPGLMENFEEADLAKYFAMSYAPDPDLFIRTGGECRISNFLLWQLAYAELYFTDTLWPDFDAQALDLAIKSYQQRERRFGRISEQLQNMPVEKGMTKIAAKKKF, encoded by the coding sequence ATGCCTCAGAGCCTTAGCTCAACTGCCGAAATTTCAGGAAAAAGTATCATTCCCAGGCATATCGCCATCGTTATGGATGGTAATGGGCGTTGGGCAAAAAAGCGGTTTTTGCCAAGAGTTACTGGGCACAGAAAAGGTGTCGAAGCTGTAAGGAGTATCATTAAAGCGTGCATTGAACAGGGGGTAGAGTTTCTTACGCTCTTTGCTTTTAGTAGCGAAAACTGGCGCAGGCCTGAGGAAGAGGTCACATTTTTGTTACAGCTTTTTGTTAATACACTTGAGCATGAAGTGACCAAATTGAATGAAAATGGCATCTGCTTCAAGGTGATAGGTGATCTATCCAAATTTGATGCAAGAACTGTAACGTTCATTCGTCAGGGCGAAGAATTAACTGCTAATAATAACCGCTTGATATTTACGGTTGCAGCAAATTATGGAGGACGCTGGGATATCATGCAGGCTATCCAGAAACTGATGATCCATTCACCAGGTTTAATGGAAAATTTTGAAGAAGCGGATCTTGCCAAGTATTTTGCGATGAGTTATGCACCTGACCCAGATTTATTTATTCGGACTGGTGGGGAATGTCGTATCAGTAATTTCTTGCTGTGGCAATTAGCCTACGCAGAATTATATTTTACAGATACACTTTGGCCAGACTTCGATGCCCAGGCGCTTGATTTGGCGATAAAATCTTATCAGCAACGAGAGCGTAGGTTCGGTCGAATCAGTGAGCAATTGCAAAATATGCCTGTTGAAAAAGGAATGACCAAAATTGCTGCCAAGAAAAAATTTTAA
- a CDS encoding phosphatidate cytidylyltransferase, with the protein MLKTRILTAIILIALFIPALFYLPAIFWAMLLLGLTIVASREWCRLAKFTTHQTILYLILTTLLGGELLLIISEAVTINPNNTSMMWIYVVSCIFWGGVAPILLWKFYAVKSVSLLMLMGWLILLPTCLALYQLRAIDPWLLLGSMGVVWVSDIAAYFVGRSFGKHKLAPNISPGKTWEGVAGALIVVVCYALIWGQFIGKGDNILIINLVLLSLLLAGLGIIGDLFESLMKRQAGVKDSGNILPGHGGILDRIDALTSTLPIAVLAFLIFYSFEL; encoded by the coding sequence ATGCTGAAAACACGGATCCTTACAGCTATTATTCTGATAGCTTTATTCATACCAGCTTTATTTTACTTGCCGGCAATATTTTGGGCGATGTTGCTTCTAGGGCTGACCATTGTTGCGTCTAGAGAATGGTGCAGACTGGCAAAGTTTACAACCCATCAAACTATACTTTATTTAATTTTGACAACCTTGCTGGGTGGAGAGTTACTGCTAATAATAAGTGAAGCAGTGACAATTAATCCAAACAATACTAGCATGATGTGGATTTATGTAGTGTCATGTATATTTTGGGGAGGCGTTGCCCCGATTTTATTATGGAAATTTTACGCGGTTAAAAGCGTAAGCTTATTAATGTTAATGGGTTGGCTCATTCTTCTCCCAACTTGCCTGGCCTTATATCAATTGCGTGCTATCGATCCGTGGTTACTGCTTGGATCGATGGGTGTGGTCTGGGTATCAGACATCGCTGCCTATTTTGTCGGCCGCTCGTTTGGTAAACATAAACTCGCTCCTAACATTAGTCCTGGCAAAACTTGGGAAGGTGTAGCTGGCGCTTTAATAGTGGTTGTTTGTTATGCGTTGATATGGGGTCAATTTATAGGAAAAGGGGATAATATATTAATAATCAATTTGGTTTTATTGTCCCTGTTGCTAGCCGGATTAGGAATTATAGGTGATTTATTTGAATCGCTAATGAAGCGACAGGCCGGTGTTAAAGACAGCGGTAACATTTTGCCTGGCCACGGCGGTATACTCGATCGAATTGATGCACTTACTTCAACTTTACCCATTGCAGTATTGGCATTTCTCATTTTTTATTCATTCGAACTATGA